TTTTTGACGATTGCCTGTCTGCTGTAGATACAGAAACGGAAGAGGCAATTCTAACCAATCTCAAGAAAGCTTCGAGGAACCGAACCACGCTTATTGTTAGTCACAGAGTATCTTCGGCCAAGAATGCAGATAAGATCATAGTACTTGACGAAGGGCGCATTCTGCAGCAGGGTTCTCATGATCAACTCGTAGAACAGGAAGGCTATTACAAGGAACTTTACGCCCATCAGCTCTCTGAGAAAGAAAACTAGAAAAATGTTGCTGAATTAGCTTTTTTTTTACATTTTTGATGACTTTATAAGAAAAATCTAACAAGAACGGTAAAAATGCGCGACAAAGATTTGATCGAACAGGAAGAAATATTTTCTAAAGTATTAAGAGCCGGAAGAAGAACTTATTTTTTCGATGTTAGAAGTACCAAAGCCGGAGATTATTACCTGACTATTACTGAGAGTAAAAAGTTTACCCATGACGATGGCTCTTTCCACTATAAAAAACACAAAATCTATCTTTACAAAGAAGACTTCCAGGCCTTCCGTGAAAACATGGAGGAAATGATGGATTACATCATTGCCGAAAAAGGCCATGAGGTGATCTCGGAAAGACATCAGAAGGACTTTAAAAAAGAAGATAGTGAAGCCCCGTCGGAAAAGAAACCACTCGACAATTTTACCGATGTAGATTTCGATGACATATAAGTTGTTTTTTAACTAACTAATTCAAGTACAGGCCTTCTATTAGAAGGTCTTTTTTTATGGTTTGAATGGATTTTTATGACACTTTGCTGTTTGCGCTTAGCTCTAGTATTGATTACCTTTAGCGATCACTAATCAAAACCTGAAATGAAAAGAATTACTCTCCTTCTCTGTCTACTATTTACTTCACTTACGTTCGCTCAGGAAGAGCTTACCTTGGATTACTACCTGCCACAGGAAGTCTCTTATGACGCCGCTATTCCAAAACCGGCCGATGTTATTGGCCATGAGGTTGGGGAATGGCACGTGACGCATGACAAGCTTATGTTTTACATGCAAACACTGGCTGAGGCAAGTGATCGGATTACCATAGAGAACAGGGGCACTACTTTTGAAGGAAGACCTATTCTTTTGTTGACCGTAACCTCTCCGGAAAACCACAATAATCTGGAATCCATCAGACAACAACACCTTGCGCTTAGTGAAAGTGGCGGCGCTTCAACGAGTGTGGACAATATGCCGATTGTTGTCTATCAAGGATTTTCCGTGCACGGAAATGAACCCAGTGGTGCCAATGCCGGCTTAGCTTACGCCTACTATCTGGCAGCAGCCCAGGGCCCGCAGATTGATGCAATGCTGGACAACACCATAATTTTGATGGATCCTTCCTATAATCCGGACGGCCTGCAAAGGTTCGCCTATTGGGCCAATACCAACAGGAGTATGAACCTCAACCCCGATGGCAATGAACGCGAGTATCACGAAGTGTGGCCCGGGGGAAGAACCAATCACTACTGGTTTGATATCAACAGAGACTGGCTCCCGGTTCAGCTACCCGAAAGCAGGGCCCGTATAAGGACGTTTCATCGCTGGCTGCCCAACATTCTCACTGACCACCATGAAATGGGAACCAATTCTACATTCTTCTTTCAACCGGGAGAGCCGAGTCGGGTACATCCTCTGACTCCAAAGATGAATCAGGAATTAACTGCTGAGATTGGTACCTATCACGCCAAAGCACTTGATAAAATTGGTTCGCTTTACTATTCTGAAGAAAACTACGATGATTACTACTACGGCAAGGGTTCTACCTTCCCTGACGTTGTGGGAAGTATTGGTATTTTATTTGAGCAGGCAAGTTCAAGGGGACACATTCAGGAAAGCGAAAATGGCTTGTTAACCTTTCCCTTTACGATCAGAAATCAGTTTACCACGGCCTTATCCACCGTTGAGGCCGCACAAAATATGCGCACCAAACTATTGAATTATCAGCGCGGTTTTTACGAAGACCTGAGAGCTGAGGCCGGTAGGAGCAAAACCAAGGGTTTTATTTTCGGAGATGCAAAAGATGCAGCCAAAACATGGCATCTGGCAGAAATTCTTGAGAGACAAAATATCAAATTCCATGAGGTGAGCAGAGATGTCACACTCGGTGGAAAGCAATACAAAAAAGGAAGTAGTTATGTAGTGCCCTTGGAGCAAAAGAATCACAGGCTGATCAAGGCCATGTTTGAAAAAAGGACCACCTTTACTGACAGTCTATTTTACGATATCTCAGCATGGACCTTTCCTCTGGCATTTAATCTCGATTATGCCGAGCTTACATCGCTTTCGAATGCGGGGCCGGAGATACCTCAACTCAATACCCTCGAAGGATCAGTAAGCAATGAGAGTTCTTATGCCTACCTCTTTGAATGGCATGAGTATTACACCCCCAAGGCGCTCAATATGATCCTCGAGAAAGGATTGCGGGCCAAAATCGCTCAATACCCATTTAGTATGGGAGGAGAAAATTACGATTACGGTACGGTCATGATCCCAGTACAAAATCAGAAACTCAACAAAGGAGCGCTCTACACATTCCTAAAAAAGGTAGCAGCGGAAAGTTACCTGGATATCACTGCGGTAAACACCGGTGTAACCAGAGGTATTGATTTGGGAAGCGGGGATTTTGAACCGGTTGAAAAACAAAAAATAGCTCTGATCGTAGGTGAAGGAATCAGATCCTACGACGCAGGAGAGATCTGGCACTTATTTGATACCCGGTACGACATAAAACTGACAAAAATCGATACTGAATACCTGAGCGGAGCTGATCTGAGCTCATATACCGATATTATAATCCCCGGGAGCTGGGGCAGTGGCGGACTCAACAAATCAGTTGCTGAAAAACTCAAGGAATGGGTTAAAGACGGAGGTACACTGATAGGCTTCAGAACTACGGCCAATTGGTTTCAACAACAGGAATTCCTTGATCTAAAATTTAGGAAGGATTCCACCCTGGTGGCCAAAAACGTTTCATTTGGAGAAAGACAGGATTTCAGGGGAGCACAAGTTACAGGAGGTGCTATTTTTAATACCAGAATAGACAGGTCACACCCTGTCAACTTTGGCTATAAGAACAATACGCTTCCCATGTTTAGGAATAGTAACATTTATCTTGAACCTGAGAAGGACAGCTATAACAATCCCATCCAGTATACCTCCTCACCTCTGATGAGTGGTTATATTTCCGAGGAGAATGCTGCCTTAATCGCCAACAGCGTGCCATTTAAAACAAGCAGTATGGGCCGCGGAAGGGTAATTCTGTTTACGGACAATACAAATTTCAGGGCTTTTTGGTACGGTACCAATAAACTCCTGATGAACGCTATTTTCTTTGGGGATATGATGTAAGGTCTATTAAAAACATACGCAAAATACCTTTAAAGCTTTGCTTTGCTGATTTTCACAAAGAATAAATTAAAGGCAAAATGAAGGAAAACCACAAGTGTGGCCTCTATCGCACCGAGTAAGGCGCTAAGGAATAACCACGATGCAAGGTAGAATAGCGGTTGCACAACACTGACATAGCAAAATCTGAAAGTGCTGATAAATTCCACTTCCTGGATTTTTGGCTTTAAAACCCACCTCCAGAAGAAGATAATAGGGGCATTAATTGTCAGGAATATAGCAGCAAGTATCCGCTGGACTGTAGACCGCTTTGGACGACTTTGTTTTAAAGGAGCAACTCTATATTGCTTTATTAGCAAATTTGTGTTTACAGGGTTTTGGAAATCTACGCCTCTGGAATCGAGAAAATTGTGGATTTCCTCGTATTTAGACAGATCTTCAATATGAGTAGTATTTCTTTTTAAGCCATTTGAGACTAATTCTTTTAACCCGGATACCGAAGCGGCTATTTCACTCGGCCTATAGTTGTCCCTGGAGGATAAAGGCTGATCAAAATAAAAGGCTACCCTATCGGGAAATCCATCGGCCTTCTCGTAATTTATCCCTACCGGAACAAGCAATACATCAAGATTAGGGTCTTTTTCCAGGGCTGTAAATATTATTCTGGTAAATCCTTTGCTTAGCGGGCGCACTCTTCGCATAATATTGTGATTGGCTTCGGGGAAAATAAAGATGGTTTTCCCTGCCTGAAGCAGTTGAGTACACTCGTCAAATATTACCGCATTCTTAGCCAAAGTATCCCTGCCGTCCCTAATACGGTAGACCGGAAGCATCCTTAAAAATTTAAAGATCCGTTTAACAAAAGGATTGACAAATATATCGGCCCGGGTAAGGAAATAAGATCGAAAAGGAGTAAATGCGGCAATGACCAGAGGGTCGAGCAAGGCATTCTGATGATTGGCGAGAAACATTACCGCCTTGTTAGCAGGCACTTTCTCTATCCCGTGAAGCCTGATTTCTCTGAAATAGCAAAACAAGGCAAAACAGGCTATTTTCTGTGTGAGCGTATACATAAAAGTCCTCATCCTCCTACCCCCTCTCTCAATGGTTTGTAGGCCCAAATGGAGCCGAGGGTTAAACCGGAAATGAGATGCCAGATTCCCCAGAAAGCCGTCAAAATTGCCATCCCTCCCAATCCTTCAAAAAAGGTGAATATCAATACCAGGCCCAGTCCCGAATTCTGAATTCCCGTTTCTATGGTTATACTCCTGATATCAACCCGAGGGAGTTTTGCCGCACTGGCCAGAGAATAACCGGTGAGAAATGCGATCGCATTGTGCAGAATTACGATCCAGAAAACATAAGTGAGATAGTCTTCTATGAGCAAACGGTTTGTATAGACCACAAAGAGGATCAGACAGACAAAGAACCCCAGAGAAATAATTTTTAGATATTTTGAGAGTTTAACCGCAAGAACAGGAAATTTTTCATTGATCCAGATCCCAAAAATCAAAGGAACTCCAAGAATAAGGGAAACTATCTCTATCATTTCCATGGGCGCAATGGACACTTCCTTTAAAATGGCCTGAGTTGGCGGATATACAGAACCCCAAAAACTGAGGTTCAGGGGAGTGAGAATAATTGCCAATAAGGTGGCTATTGCAGTTAAAGTAACTGAAAGGGCTCTGTTCCCACCTGCATAAGATGTGATAAAATTAGAAATATTACCTCCCGGACAGGCTGCTACTAAGATCATTCCAAGAGCAATACTGGGAATGGGTTGTACAATCAGGACCAATAAAAAAGTAAGGCAGGGCAATACAAAAAACTGACTGAGTACTCCTACCAATACCGGGCGTGGATTTCTGAACAGGGCCTTGAAGTCGGATACTTTGATGTGTAATGCCACTCCAAACATGATCAGGGCCAGGACACTATTGAGAATCCAAAGCGTTTCTGTTGAGAAATCGATACGTGCCGAGTCGAGCGTTGAATTAATCACCTATTTTATTTAGCAAAGAACCAGAGTGGCAATAATCCAAAGATAACCAGATTCAATTAACAGCAGGTCATCGTCGGCTACGCCGGATATCAAAATCAAATGATATATTCATATTTAAAAAGAGCTTAGTATTTTTGCAGGACAAAATAGATCTATGGCACGTACACCCAGCAATATGCTTCCTTTAGGCACTGAGGCACCTTCCTTTGCCCTTCTCGATACCGTTTCTGACAATACACTATCCCTTGATGAACTCAAAGGAACCGAAGGCACAGTTGTGATGTTTATCTGTAATCATTGTCCGTTTGTTAAGCACGTGAATCAACAGTTGGTTAAACTGGCAAAGGAATACGCAGGGAAGGGAATCAGTTTTATTGCCATATCGAGTAACGATATTGAGAATTATCCTCAGGATGCTCCGCACTTGATGAAGGAAAATGCTCAACAAGAAGGTTATCCTTTTCCATACTTATACGATGCTACTCAGGAAGTTGCCAAAGCCTATGACGCGGCTTGTACGCCCGACTTCTTTCTCTTCGACTCCCAAAGACTTCTCGTCTATCGCGGGCAGTTAGACCACTCAAGACCCGGAAATGGAATTCCTGTAAGCGGGAGCGATCTCAGAAGGGCGATGGACAATTTACTCGCAGGAAATGCTCAGGATGAGGATCAAAAACCCAGTATTGGTTGCAATATTAAATGGAAAAAGAGCTAAGGCGGAATAAAATCCATAGAGTTCAGCTTGAACCTCTAAAGGCAGGGACTCAAGAATTATATTGCCGTTTAGGGGAGCAGGCATACAGAGACCATTACCTGCACTTGTGGCCCGATCGGGATCCCACGCCCTATATTTCCACCAGCTTTACTCAAACAATTGTATCCGGAGAAACCAAGGATAAAACAAACCTTCATTATTTGGTCAGACTAGGCACGGAATATATTGGGATCGTAAAACTGATTAAATTCCATCAGATTAATAGTATTTCCTTACAAGAACCCATGTATCTCGAAAAGATCTATTTCTTATCTCAATACACAGGGAAAGGATATGGAAAGGAGATTTTAGCAGAAATAGAAGCAATTAGCCTTCAAGGGAAGATGAAAACGCTCTGGCTGGCCACTATGAAAAAAGGCTTCCCTCTGCGATTTTATCAAAATCTGGGATTTGAGATCATCGGGGAACAGGAGCTGCCTTTTAAAGAGTCTATTCCAGAACAAAGGGGGATGTACATATTGGGCAAAAGCCTCAGAGGAGCAATTGAAAGTAGCTAAGTGTTATCCCTTTCCAAAAAGCTCTGAATATGTGCCAAATGGTGATTCCCGTGCCAGGCATACCTTCCTGCATTTTCTTCCAGGGTTGTTTCCGAATTATTATCAGGGTGTATAAAAGTCCTTTGCCAATCTGCAGAGGATAGTCCGGTGAGAAGATACACCAATTTGGCGTGCACTGCTTCCAGATGATTTAGTGAGAGGTCAATTGGTGCAGTACTCGCATCAGTTAAATTCGCCCATTCCTTTTCAAGATAGGGTTTGATCACCGGCCTGTCTTCAGTTAATGCCCATTTGAACCTGATATAACTGTGATGGTGGCTATCTGCGAGATGGTGTACTACCTGCCTTACCGTCCATCCCCGGGCCGATAGGGGGAATTCAATTGGGCTTCGGATAGCGGTGTAACCAAATCCCTTAAGTTTACCGGCAGGGCTTCAATTTGAGCGATCCAATCTCTTAGCATCAGCGTGCTGATCTTTGAGGGTCTGACAAAATGACCAATTGGGTATTTCAATTTTTCCAAGGGTATATCTTCCATATTTCAAAGGTAAGAAAGCTGTGATTTTTAAGAATATAATTGAAATTATCTTATTTTCAATTATTTAAATGTACCTTTGCCGCTTAAACTTTTTATTTTTATTATTATGAGTAAAGGAACAGTAAAATTCTTCAACGATTCAAAAGGCTATGGCTTTATCACTGAAGATGGTTCGCAAGAAGATCACTTTGTACACATTTCTGGCTTAATTGACGAAGTACGAGAAGGTGACGTTGTAGAATTTGAACTACAACAAGGAAAAAAAGGATTGAACGCCGTTAATGTGAAAGTATTAGACTAGGTAAGATTCCAATTTTTTAACATAACCCCGACCTGTTGGTCGGGGTTTTTTTGTGACTTTTATCCATTGTTGATAAGTTGTTACTAACTTCATTGCTACGGCACACAACATTCTTCACTTTTCAGCGTCTTAAGGGTACACCCCTTAACCAGTTAATAACCAATATCCATGTATTCCTTTTTTTGGATTCTCCTTGTTTTAATAGCGATCAACTTGATATTACTGCTGATCAGCACTATAGGGAAAAGTAAAACATAAAAATGCCAAAGGCTGAGGTAGGGTAAGTTACGCCCAGAGCTGTTATATAATAAAAGCTATGTCTGTATTTCTAGGTATTATGGCGTTCCTTGTGGTCTTAAATATGCTCTTACTCTTGTTTTCCATGCAAATCACTAAACGGCATTAAGGATCTCAAAATAGTAAAAAGAGAATATCCTTTATTTTGCTCCCATCAATTCAACCTCAAAAATAAGGGTAGCATCTGGAGGAATAACACCTCCTGCACCAGCGCTTCCGTAGGCCAGGTCTGATGGAATAACAAAACGAGCTTTGTCTCCTACCTTTAACAATCCAATCCCTTCATCCCATCCCGGAATCACCTGCCCTGCTCCTAATTGAAATGTTATTGGTTTTTTACGTCTGTAAGAGGAATCAAAAACCTGGCCCGACGGCAAAGACCCTTCGTAATGAACGGAAACCTCTTGTCCTTTCTCCGGCTTTTTCCCGGATCCTTCTTGTATAAGTTTATATCGCAGTCCGCTTTCTGTTTTCTCAAAGCCGGCCGCTATCTTTTGAATTTCTGCTTCTGCTTTCTCCTTCTCATCGGCAAGGCGTTTCTCTCTCGAGCCTTCAAAAGTCCTGAAAGCTTCAACGGCGTTCCAGCTTTTATTTTTCTCCCCAACCCTGAGAATTTCAAGAGATTCTATTTTGTCTCCCTGTTCTATTGCATCAACCACTTCCTGACCGCTTGAAACGTGGCCAAATACCGTATGCTTATTATCCAGCCAGGGGGTAGCATTGTGGGTAATAAAGAACTGACTCCCATTTGAACCTGGTCCGGCGTTGGCCATTGAAAGAACACCCGCTCGGTCGTGTTTAAGCTCAGGATGGAATTCATCGTCAAACTTATACCCCGGATCTCCTGTACCTGTTCCCAAAGGACAGCCTCCTTGAATCATGAAATCAGGTATTACCCTATGGAAATTGAGACCGTCGTAAAAAGGCGTTCCCTGTGGTTTTGCCTTATTTTCAAGATCTCCTTCGGCCAGGGCTACAAAATTGCCCACTGTACCCGGAGTTTTATCATGGGTAAGCTTTACCAGGATTTCTCCTTTGCTGGTGTTGAACTTAGCGTAAATTCCGTCTTTCATAGGGTTTAGATTTTAGAGCCCTAAAGATAAGGATTATTGAATAAAATCAGACTGGTTACAAATCTCAACAGGGTTCAGAGAACCGACTATTGAGCAGTTCCCAGCTCGTATTTGTCAGCCAGGTATATAAGACTTGTCATGGCCGCAGCTCCCAACTCGAGTTCGCGTTTATTGACGTGTTCAAAGGTGTCGTTTTGAGCGTGATGATGAGCGAAATAACGCTGGGAATCGGGCCGCAGGCCAGCGAGAACCATCCCGGGCTTTTTTAAGGGTCCGATATCTGCACCTCCCCCTCCCCTTGTAAATTGTGCCGATTGATAAGGCTCAAATAGTGCTTGCCAACCCGAAATTGTATTAAAATCAGATTCGCTGCTGTCAAAGGAAAATCCTCTCGGCGTAAAACCTCCTGCATCACTCTCCAGAGCAAAGACGTGTTTTTCCTTATTCAG
This DNA window, taken from Muriicola soli, encodes the following:
- a CDS encoding PUR family DNA/RNA-binding protein, translated to MRDKDLIEQEEIFSKVLRAGRRTYFFDVRSTKAGDYYLTITESKKFTHDDGSFHYKKHKIYLYKEDFQAFRENMEEMMDYIIAEKGHEVISERHQKDFKKEDSEAPSEKKPLDNFTDVDFDDI
- a CDS encoding M14 family metallopeptidase; translation: MKRITLLLCLLFTSLTFAQEELTLDYYLPQEVSYDAAIPKPADVIGHEVGEWHVTHDKLMFYMQTLAEASDRITIENRGTTFEGRPILLLTVTSPENHNNLESIRQQHLALSESGGASTSVDNMPIVVYQGFSVHGNEPSGANAGLAYAYYLAAAQGPQIDAMLDNTIILMDPSYNPDGLQRFAYWANTNRSMNLNPDGNEREYHEVWPGGRTNHYWFDINRDWLPVQLPESRARIRTFHRWLPNILTDHHEMGTNSTFFFQPGEPSRVHPLTPKMNQELTAEIGTYHAKALDKIGSLYYSEENYDDYYYGKGSTFPDVVGSIGILFEQASSRGHIQESENGLLTFPFTIRNQFTTALSTVEAAQNMRTKLLNYQRGFYEDLRAEAGRSKTKGFIFGDAKDAAKTWHLAEILERQNIKFHEVSRDVTLGGKQYKKGSSYVVPLEQKNHRLIKAMFEKRTTFTDSLFYDISAWTFPLAFNLDYAELTSLSNAGPEIPQLNTLEGSVSNESSYAYLFEWHEYYTPKALNMILEKGLRAKIAQYPFSMGGENYDYGTVMIPVQNQKLNKGALYTFLKKVAAESYLDITAVNTGVTRGIDLGSGDFEPVEKQKIALIVGEGIRSYDAGEIWHLFDTRYDIKLTKIDTEYLSGADLSSYTDIIIPGSWGSGGLNKSVAEKLKEWVKDGGTLIGFRTTANWFQQQEFLDLKFRKDSTLVAKNVSFGERQDFRGAQVTGGAIFNTRIDRSHPVNFGYKNNTLPMFRNSNIYLEPEKDSYNNPIQYTSSPLMSGYISEENAALIANSVPFKTSSMGRGRVILFTDNTNFRAFWYGTNKLLMNAIFFGDMM
- a CDS encoding lysophospholipid acyltransferase family protein — its product is MYTLTQKIACFALFCYFREIRLHGIEKVPANKAVMFLANHQNALLDPLVIAAFTPFRSYFLTRADIFVNPFVKRIFKFLRMLPVYRIRDGRDTLAKNAVIFDECTQLLQAGKTIFIFPEANHNIMRRVRPLSKGFTRIIFTALEKDPNLDVLLVPVGINYEKADGFPDRVAFYFDQPLSSRDNYRPSEIAASVSGLKELVSNGLKRNTTHIEDLSKYEEIHNFLDSRGVDFQNPVNTNLLIKQYRVAPLKQSRPKRSTVQRILAAIFLTINAPIIFFWRWVLKPKIQEVEFISTFRFCYVSVVQPLFYLASWLFLSALLGAIEATLVVFLHFAFNLFFVKISKAKL
- a CDS encoding bile acid:sodium symporter family protein, with amino-acid sequence MINSTLDSARIDFSTETLWILNSVLALIMFGVALHIKVSDFKALFRNPRPVLVGVLSQFFVLPCLTFLLVLIVQPIPSIALGMILVAACPGGNISNFITSYAGGNRALSVTLTAIATLLAIILTPLNLSFWGSVYPPTQAILKEVSIAPMEMIEIVSLILGVPLIFGIWINEKFPVLAVKLSKYLKIISLGFFVCLILFVVYTNRLLIEDYLTYVFWIVILHNAIAFLTGYSLASAAKLPRVDIRSITIETGIQNSGLGLVLIFTFFEGLGGMAILTAFWGIWHLISGLTLGSIWAYKPLREGVGG
- a CDS encoding thioredoxin family protein, whose amino-acid sequence is MARTPSNMLPLGTEAPSFALLDTVSDNTLSLDELKGTEGTVVMFICNHCPFVKHVNQQLVKLAKEYAGKGISFIAISSNDIENYPQDAPHLMKENAQQEGYPFPYLYDATQEVAKAYDAACTPDFFLFDSQRLLVYRGQLDHSRPGNGIPVSGSDLRRAMDNLLAGNAQDEDQKPSIGCNIKWKKS
- a CDS encoding GNAT family N-acetyltransferase, producing the protein MEKELRRNKIHRVQLEPLKAGTQELYCRLGEQAYRDHYLHLWPDRDPTPYISTSFTQTIVSGETKDKTNLHYLVRLGTEYIGIVKLIKFHQINSISLQEPMYLEKIYFLSQYTGKGYGKEILAEIEAISLQGKMKTLWLATMKKGFPLRFYQNLGFEIIGEQELPFKESIPEQRGMYILGKSLRGAIESS
- a CDS encoding YfiT family bacillithiol transferase, translated to MRSPIEFPLSARGWTVRQVVHHLADSHHHSYIRFKWALTEDRPVIKPYLEKEWANLTDASTAPIDLSLNHLEAVHAKLVYLLTGLSSADWQRTFIHPDNNSETTLEENAGRYAWHGNHHLAHIQSFLERDNT
- a CDS encoding cold-shock protein, producing the protein MSKGTVKFFNDSKGYGFITEDGSQEDHFVHISGLIDEVREGDVVEFELQQGKKGLNAVNVKVLD
- a CDS encoding peptidylprolyl isomerase — translated: MKDGIYAKFNTSKGEILVKLTHDKTPGTVGNFVALAEGDLENKAKPQGTPFYDGLNFHRVIPDFMIQGGCPLGTGTGDPGYKFDDEFHPELKHDRAGVLSMANAGPGSNGSQFFITHNATPWLDNKHTVFGHVSSGQEVVDAIEQGDKIESLEILRVGEKNKSWNAVEAFRTFEGSREKRLADEKEKAEAEIQKIAAGFEKTESGLRYKLIQEGSGKKPEKGQEVSVHYEGSLPSGQVFDSSYRRKKPITFQLGAGQVIPGWDEGIGLLKVGDKARFVIPSDLAYGSAGAGGVIPPDATLIFEVELMGAK